The following coding sequences are from one Haemophilus haemolyticus window:
- a CDS encoding AI-2E family transporter, giving the protein MKNNLNLHRTLLSIASVIIILAGVALAAEIVVPFLLSLFIAIICSPMIKAMTQRRIPHWLAITLLFVLISLVFFFLVGLINSTAREFTQSIPQYKVLLSQRVSDLTGLLQGFNLPFTLSRETIQENFDPSIIMNFVSRVLLNFSGVVSNVFVLVLVVIFMLAEAPTMKHKFAMVISSTPHDAAKEERHIDRVLQGVIGYLGIKSITSLLTGVGIFILLEACGVQYAILWATLSFLLNYIPNIGSIIAAIPIIVQALLLNGFGIGFGVAIGVIAINMVVGNIIEPKMMGQRLGLSTLVVFLSLLFWGWLLGTVGMLLSVPLTMALKIALESSPNTAKYACLLGDVEDFK; this is encoded by the coding sequence GTGAAAAATAATTTAAATTTACACCGCACTTTGCTTAGCATTGCTTCGGTGATTATTATCTTAGCTGGCGTAGCATTGGCGGCAGAAATTGTGGTGCCATTCTTGCTATCGCTATTTATCGCGATAATTTGTTCACCGATGATTAAGGCGATGACGCAACGCCGAATTCCTCATTGGTTAGCCATTACTTTGCTTTTCGTCTTGATTTCTTTGGTGTTTTTCTTCTTAGTCGGGCTGATTAACAGCACGGCAAGAGAATTTACCCAATCAATTCCACAATATAAAGTTTTGCTTTCACAACGCGTGAGTGATTTAACTGGATTGTTGCAAGGTTTCAATCTGCCTTTCACGCTTTCGCGTGAAACCATCCAAGAAAATTTTGACCCAAGCATCATTATGAATTTTGTGAGCCGAGTATTGTTGAATTTCTCTGGTGTGGTGAGTAATGTGTTTGTTTTGGTGTTGGTCGTGATTTTTATGCTTGCTGAAGCACCAACGATGAAACATAAATTTGCTATGGTGATTAGTTCCACCCCTCATGATGCCGCCAAAGAAGAACGCCATATTGACCGCGTTTTACAAGGCGTAATTGGTTATCTTGGCATTAAAAGTATCACGAGTTTGCTTACTGGCGTTGGTATTTTTATTTTGTTAGAGGCTTGTGGGGTTCAATATGCCATTTTGTGGGCAACCTTGAGTTTCTTGCTGAATTATATTCCGAATATTGGTTCAATCATCGCGGCTATTCCGATTATTGTTCAAGCCTTATTACTGAACGGTTTTGGAATTGGCTTTGGTGTGGCAATCGGTGTTATTGCGATCAATATGGTTGTCGGTAACATTATTGAGCCTAAAATGATGGGCCAACGATTAGGGCTTTCAACGTTAGTGGTGTTCCTTTCATTATTGTTTTGGGGATGGTTACTTGGAACAGTGGGAATGCTACTGTCTGTTCCTCTGACGATGGCATTAAAAATTGCCTTGGAGTCCAGTCCCAATACGGCAAAATATGCTTGTCTATTGGGGGATGTCGAGGATTTCAAATAG